In one window of Hyla sarda isolate aHylSar1 chromosome 1, aHylSar1.hap1, whole genome shotgun sequence DNA:
- the SLC14A1 gene encoding urea transporter 1 isoform X2, whose amino-acid sequence MAAYGGPIELSFLYTQEKWLSGCGDLDIAGSWNTLGVHYIKVETMESQIPINNVEMEEKKSVESPDHCSHGLGIFCTALHYISGEMKEFGDWLRDKPVPFQFIDWVLRGTSQVMFVNNPLSGLIIIAGLFLQNPWWAIAGCLGTMVSTLTALILSQDRSAIAAGLHGYNGVLVGLLMAVFSDKGDWYWWLLIPVTVMSMTCPVLTSALASIFSKWDLPVFTLPFNIAVCLHIAATGHYNIFFPTVDIQPIDAVPNITWSDVEITSLLKAVPVGVGQVYGCDNPWTGGIFLAALFLSSPIICMHAAIGSALGMLAGLSLATPFEKIYFGLWGYNSVLACIAVGGMFYALTWQTHLLALACALFCAYLGAALGNMMSVFGLPSCTWPFCLSALTFLLITTNNPGIYKLPLSKVTYPEANRIYFQNLKNDKKEKCNI is encoded by the exons TGGCTCTCCGGCTGTGGTGATCTGGACATTGCGGGATCTTGGAATACGCTGGGCGTT CATTATATAAAAGTAGAAACTATGGAAAGTCAGATCCCAATAAACAACGTAGAGATGGAGGAGAAAAAGTCAGTGGAGAGTCCAGACCATTGTTCCCATGGGCTTGGAATATTCTGCACCGCCCTTCATTACATCTCAGGGGAAATGAAGGAATTTGGAGACTGGTTGAGAG ATAAACCTGTTCCATTCCAGTTCATCGATTGGGTTTTACGTGGCACATCACAGGTGATGTTTGTCAACAATCCCCTCAGTGGACTCATCATTATTGCTGGACTTTTCCTTCAAAACCCCTGGTGGGCCATTGCAGGATGTCTAGGGACCATGGTGTCAACTCTGACGGCACTTATTCTGAGTCAAGACAG ATCTGCAATAGCCGCGGGGCTGCACGGGTACAATGGCGTCTTGGTTGGCTTGTTGATGGCTGTGTTTTCAGATAAAGGAGATTGGTACTGGTGGCTTCTTATCCCCGTGACTGTCATGTCAATGACTTG CCCGGTCTTGACCAGCGCTTTGGCTTCCATATTCAGCAAATGGGACCTGCCAGTTTTCACACTGCCCTTTAACATTGCAGTCTGCCTCCATATAGCGGCCACCGGGCACTACAATATCTTCTTCCCCACTGTTGATATTCAGCCTATAGATGCTGTTCCAAACATCACTTGGTCTGATGTTGAAATAACCTCG CTGTTAAAAGCAGTACCAGTCGGTGTTGGTCAAGTATATGGATGTGACAATCCGTGGACTGGAGGGATCTTCTTGGCGGCTCTGTTTTTATCCTCTCCTATTATTTGCATGCATGCGGCAATTGGATCCGCTTTGGGAATGTTAGCAG GTCTGAGTCTGGCAACACCATTCGAGAAGATCTATTTTGGACTATGGGGCTATAACTCCGTTTTGGCTTGCATTGCAGTGGGTGGGATGTTCTACGCTCTCACATGGCAGACTCACTTGCTCGCTTTAGCTTGTG CTCTCTTTTGTGCGTACCTAGGAGCTGCACTGGGCAACATGATGTCTGTG TTTGGGCTGCCATCTTGTACTTGGCCATTCTGCCTTTCAGCGCTCACCTTCCTCTTGATAACCACGAATAATCCAGGCATTTATAAACTTCCACTGTCAAAAGTCACCTACCCAGAAGCCAACAGGATCTATTTCCAGAACCTGAAGAATGACAAGAAGGAAAAATGCAACATCTGA
- the SLC14A1 gene encoding urea transporter 1 isoform X5, translating to MAAYGGPIELSFLYTQEKHYIKVETMESQIPINNVEMEEKKSVESPDHCSHGLGIFCTALHYISGEMKEFGDWLRDKPVPFQFIDWVLRGTSQVMFVNNPLSGLIIIAGLFLQNPWWAIAGCLGTMVSTLTALILSQDRSAIAAGLHGYNGVLVGLLMAVFSDKGDWYWWLLIPVTVMSMTCPVLTSALASIFSKWDLPVFTLPFNIAVCLHIAATGHYNIFFPTVDIQPIDAVPNITWSDVEITSLLKAVPVGVGQVYGCDNPWTGGIFLAALFLSSPIICMHAAIGSALGMLAGLSLATPFEKIYFGLWGYNSVLACIAVGGMFYALTWQTHLLALACALFCAYLGAALGNMMSVFGLPSCTWPFCLSALTFLLITTNNPGIYKLPLSKVTYPEANRIYFQNLKNDKKEKCNI from the exons CATTATATAAAAGTAGAAACTATGGAAAGTCAGATCCCAATAAACAACGTAGAGATGGAGGAGAAAAAGTCAGTGGAGAGTCCAGACCATTGTTCCCATGGGCTTGGAATATTCTGCACCGCCCTTCATTACATCTCAGGGGAAATGAAGGAATTTGGAGACTGGTTGAGAG ATAAACCTGTTCCATTCCAGTTCATCGATTGGGTTTTACGTGGCACATCACAGGTGATGTTTGTCAACAATCCCCTCAGTGGACTCATCATTATTGCTGGACTTTTCCTTCAAAACCCCTGGTGGGCCATTGCAGGATGTCTAGGGACCATGGTGTCAACTCTGACGGCACTTATTCTGAGTCAAGACAG ATCTGCAATAGCCGCGGGGCTGCACGGGTACAATGGCGTCTTGGTTGGCTTGTTGATGGCTGTGTTTTCAGATAAAGGAGATTGGTACTGGTGGCTTCTTATCCCCGTGACTGTCATGTCAATGACTTG CCCGGTCTTGACCAGCGCTTTGGCTTCCATATTCAGCAAATGGGACCTGCCAGTTTTCACACTGCCCTTTAACATTGCAGTCTGCCTCCATATAGCGGCCACCGGGCACTACAATATCTTCTTCCCCACTGTTGATATTCAGCCTATAGATGCTGTTCCAAACATCACTTGGTCTGATGTTGAAATAACCTCG CTGTTAAAAGCAGTACCAGTCGGTGTTGGTCAAGTATATGGATGTGACAATCCGTGGACTGGAGGGATCTTCTTGGCGGCTCTGTTTTTATCCTCTCCTATTATTTGCATGCATGCGGCAATTGGATCCGCTTTGGGAATGTTAGCAG GTCTGAGTCTGGCAACACCATTCGAGAAGATCTATTTTGGACTATGGGGCTATAACTCCGTTTTGGCTTGCATTGCAGTGGGTGGGATGTTCTACGCTCTCACATGGCAGACTCACTTGCTCGCTTTAGCTTGTG CTCTCTTTTGTGCGTACCTAGGAGCTGCACTGGGCAACATGATGTCTGTG TTTGGGCTGCCATCTTGTACTTGGCCATTCTGCCTTTCAGCGCTCACCTTCCTCTTGATAACCACGAATAATCCAGGCATTTATAAACTTCCACTGTCAAAAGTCACCTACCCAGAAGCCAACAGGATCTATTTCCAGAACCTGAAGAATGACAAGAAGGAAAAATGCAACATCTGA
- the SLC14A1 gene encoding urea transporter 1 isoform X4, with product MDCSRNPEPMRSQKSPAQGLHQHYIKVETMESQIPINNVEMEEKKSVESPDHCSHGLGIFCTALHYISGEMKEFGDWLRDKPVPFQFIDWVLRGTSQVMFVNNPLSGLIIIAGLFLQNPWWAIAGCLGTMVSTLTALILSQDRSAIAAGLHGYNGVLVGLLMAVFSDKGDWYWWLLIPVTVMSMTCPVLTSALASIFSKWDLPVFTLPFNIAVCLHIAATGHYNIFFPTVDIQPIDAVPNITWSDVEITSLLKAVPVGVGQVYGCDNPWTGGIFLAALFLSSPIICMHAAIGSALGMLAGLSLATPFEKIYFGLWGYNSVLACIAVGGMFYALTWQTHLLALACALFCAYLGAALGNMMSVFGLPSCTWPFCLSALTFLLITTNNPGIYKLPLSKVTYPEANRIYFQNLKNDKKEKCNI from the exons CATTATATAAAAGTAGAAACTATGGAAAGTCAGATCCCAATAAACAACGTAGAGATGGAGGAGAAAAAGTCAGTGGAGAGTCCAGACCATTGTTCCCATGGGCTTGGAATATTCTGCACCGCCCTTCATTACATCTCAGGGGAAATGAAGGAATTTGGAGACTGGTTGAGAG ATAAACCTGTTCCATTCCAGTTCATCGATTGGGTTTTACGTGGCACATCACAGGTGATGTTTGTCAACAATCCCCTCAGTGGACTCATCATTATTGCTGGACTTTTCCTTCAAAACCCCTGGTGGGCCATTGCAGGATGTCTAGGGACCATGGTGTCAACTCTGACGGCACTTATTCTGAGTCAAGACAG ATCTGCAATAGCCGCGGGGCTGCACGGGTACAATGGCGTCTTGGTTGGCTTGTTGATGGCTGTGTTTTCAGATAAAGGAGATTGGTACTGGTGGCTTCTTATCCCCGTGACTGTCATGTCAATGACTTG CCCGGTCTTGACCAGCGCTTTGGCTTCCATATTCAGCAAATGGGACCTGCCAGTTTTCACACTGCCCTTTAACATTGCAGTCTGCCTCCATATAGCGGCCACCGGGCACTACAATATCTTCTTCCCCACTGTTGATATTCAGCCTATAGATGCTGTTCCAAACATCACTTGGTCTGATGTTGAAATAACCTCG CTGTTAAAAGCAGTACCAGTCGGTGTTGGTCAAGTATATGGATGTGACAATCCGTGGACTGGAGGGATCTTCTTGGCGGCTCTGTTTTTATCCTCTCCTATTATTTGCATGCATGCGGCAATTGGATCCGCTTTGGGAATGTTAGCAG GTCTGAGTCTGGCAACACCATTCGAGAAGATCTATTTTGGACTATGGGGCTATAACTCCGTTTTGGCTTGCATTGCAGTGGGTGGGATGTTCTACGCTCTCACATGGCAGACTCACTTGCTCGCTTTAGCTTGTG CTCTCTTTTGTGCGTACCTAGGAGCTGCACTGGGCAACATGATGTCTGTG TTTGGGCTGCCATCTTGTACTTGGCCATTCTGCCTTTCAGCGCTCACCTTCCTCTTGATAACCACGAATAATCCAGGCATTTATAAACTTCCACTGTCAAAAGTCACCTACCCAGAAGCCAACAGGATCTATTTCCAGAACCTGAAGAATGACAAGAAGGAAAAATGCAACATCTGA
- the SLC14A1 gene encoding urea transporter 1 isoform X3: MNTDTLSPVSSPLVVIHYIKVETMESQIPINNVEMEEKKSVESPDHCSHGLGIFCTALHYISGEMKEFGDWLRDKPVPFQFIDWVLRGTSQVMFVNNPLSGLIIIAGLFLQNPWWAIAGCLGTMVSTLTALILSQDRSAIAAGLHGYNGVLVGLLMAVFSDKGDWYWWLLIPVTVMSMTCPVLTSALASIFSKWDLPVFTLPFNIAVCLHIAATGHYNIFFPTVDIQPIDAVPNITWSDVEITSLLKAVPVGVGQVYGCDNPWTGGIFLAALFLSSPIICMHAAIGSALGMLAGLSLATPFEKIYFGLWGYNSVLACIAVGGMFYALTWQTHLLALACALFCAYLGAALGNMMSVFGLPSCTWPFCLSALTFLLITTNNPGIYKLPLSKVTYPEANRIYFQNLKNDKKEKCNI, from the exons CATTATATAAAAGTAGAAACTATGGAAAGTCAGATCCCAATAAACAACGTAGAGATGGAGGAGAAAAAGTCAGTGGAGAGTCCAGACCATTGTTCCCATGGGCTTGGAATATTCTGCACCGCCCTTCATTACATCTCAGGGGAAATGAAGGAATTTGGAGACTGGTTGAGAG ATAAACCTGTTCCATTCCAGTTCATCGATTGGGTTTTACGTGGCACATCACAGGTGATGTTTGTCAACAATCCCCTCAGTGGACTCATCATTATTGCTGGACTTTTCCTTCAAAACCCCTGGTGGGCCATTGCAGGATGTCTAGGGACCATGGTGTCAACTCTGACGGCACTTATTCTGAGTCAAGACAG ATCTGCAATAGCCGCGGGGCTGCACGGGTACAATGGCGTCTTGGTTGGCTTGTTGATGGCTGTGTTTTCAGATAAAGGAGATTGGTACTGGTGGCTTCTTATCCCCGTGACTGTCATGTCAATGACTTG CCCGGTCTTGACCAGCGCTTTGGCTTCCATATTCAGCAAATGGGACCTGCCAGTTTTCACACTGCCCTTTAACATTGCAGTCTGCCTCCATATAGCGGCCACCGGGCACTACAATATCTTCTTCCCCACTGTTGATATTCAGCCTATAGATGCTGTTCCAAACATCACTTGGTCTGATGTTGAAATAACCTCG CTGTTAAAAGCAGTACCAGTCGGTGTTGGTCAAGTATATGGATGTGACAATCCGTGGACTGGAGGGATCTTCTTGGCGGCTCTGTTTTTATCCTCTCCTATTATTTGCATGCATGCGGCAATTGGATCCGCTTTGGGAATGTTAGCAG GTCTGAGTCTGGCAACACCATTCGAGAAGATCTATTTTGGACTATGGGGCTATAACTCCGTTTTGGCTTGCATTGCAGTGGGTGGGATGTTCTACGCTCTCACATGGCAGACTCACTTGCTCGCTTTAGCTTGTG CTCTCTTTTGTGCGTACCTAGGAGCTGCACTGGGCAACATGATGTCTGTG TTTGGGCTGCCATCTTGTACTTGGCCATTCTGCCTTTCAGCGCTCACCTTCCTCTTGATAACCACGAATAATCCAGGCATTTATAAACTTCCACTGTCAAAAGTCACCTACCCAGAAGCCAACAGGATCTATTTCCAGAACCTGAAGAATGACAAGAAGGAAAAATGCAACATCTGA
- the SLC14A1 gene encoding urea transporter 1 isoform X6, producing the protein MESQIPINNVEMEEKKSVESPDHCSHGLGIFCTALHYISGEMKEFGDWLRDKPVPFQFIDWVLRGTSQVMFVNNPLSGLIIIAGLFLQNPWWAIAGCLGTMVSTLTALILSQDRSAIAAGLHGYNGVLVGLLMAVFSDKGDWYWWLLIPVTVMSMTCPVLTSALASIFSKWDLPVFTLPFNIAVCLHIAATGHYNIFFPTVDIQPIDAVPNITWSDVEITSLLKAVPVGVGQVYGCDNPWTGGIFLAALFLSSPIICMHAAIGSALGMLAGLSLATPFEKIYFGLWGYNSVLACIAVGGMFYALTWQTHLLALACALFCAYLGAALGNMMSVFGLPSCTWPFCLSALTFLLITTNNPGIYKLPLSKVTYPEANRIYFQNLKNDKKEKCNI; encoded by the exons ATGGAAAGTCAGATCCCAATAAACAACGTAGAGATGGAGGAGAAAAAGTCAGTGGAGAGTCCAGACCATTGTTCCCATGGGCTTGGAATATTCTGCACCGCCCTTCATTACATCTCAGGGGAAATGAAGGAATTTGGAGACTGGTTGAGAG ATAAACCTGTTCCATTCCAGTTCATCGATTGGGTTTTACGTGGCACATCACAGGTGATGTTTGTCAACAATCCCCTCAGTGGACTCATCATTATTGCTGGACTTTTCCTTCAAAACCCCTGGTGGGCCATTGCAGGATGTCTAGGGACCATGGTGTCAACTCTGACGGCACTTATTCTGAGTCAAGACAG ATCTGCAATAGCCGCGGGGCTGCACGGGTACAATGGCGTCTTGGTTGGCTTGTTGATGGCTGTGTTTTCAGATAAAGGAGATTGGTACTGGTGGCTTCTTATCCCCGTGACTGTCATGTCAATGACTTG CCCGGTCTTGACCAGCGCTTTGGCTTCCATATTCAGCAAATGGGACCTGCCAGTTTTCACACTGCCCTTTAACATTGCAGTCTGCCTCCATATAGCGGCCACCGGGCACTACAATATCTTCTTCCCCACTGTTGATATTCAGCCTATAGATGCTGTTCCAAACATCACTTGGTCTGATGTTGAAATAACCTCG CTGTTAAAAGCAGTACCAGTCGGTGTTGGTCAAGTATATGGATGTGACAATCCGTGGACTGGAGGGATCTTCTTGGCGGCTCTGTTTTTATCCTCTCCTATTATTTGCATGCATGCGGCAATTGGATCCGCTTTGGGAATGTTAGCAG GTCTGAGTCTGGCAACACCATTCGAGAAGATCTATTTTGGACTATGGGGCTATAACTCCGTTTTGGCTTGCATTGCAGTGGGTGGGATGTTCTACGCTCTCACATGGCAGACTCACTTGCTCGCTTTAGCTTGTG CTCTCTTTTGTGCGTACCTAGGAGCTGCACTGGGCAACATGATGTCTGTG TTTGGGCTGCCATCTTGTACTTGGCCATTCTGCCTTTCAGCGCTCACCTTCCTCTTGATAACCACGAATAATCCAGGCATTTATAAACTTCCACTGTCAAAAGTCACCTACCCAGAAGCCAACAGGATCTATTTCCAGAACCTGAAGAATGACAAGAAGGAAAAATGCAACATCTGA